ccaaaacgacataactccgcgcggagatatgacgttccaaaacgacataactccgcccggagatatgacgttccaaaacgacataactccgcccggagatatggcgttccaaaacgacataactccgcgcggagatatgacgttccaaaacgacataactccgcgcggagatatgacgttccaaaacgatataactccgcgcggagatatgacgttccaaaacaacataactctgcgcggagatatgacgttccaaaacgacataactccgcgcggagatatgacgttccaaaacgacataactccgcgcggagatatgacgttccaaaacgacataactccgcgcggagatatgacgttccaaaacgacataactccgcgcggagatatgacgttccaaaacgacataactccgcgcggagatatgacgttccaaaacgacataactccgcgcggagatatgacgttccaaaacgacataactccgcgcggagatatgacgttccaaaacgacaaaactcccgCGATAAAATCatcatgttgtttttcaaaatcgaggtttttgcgataatcgaaactttttcgatgatttttttttaatatctcgggtaaataatgtctcattttaaaatgttatacctttttgaaagtgtacggatccctatcatcaattggcattcgagcaaattaaacatcgatgggttgaaaaatgttgttgacaaaactACGATTCGTTCgtagtcaacctttttgatgattttttgaaatatttgcgtcaaaatctaggtcggtgcgaaaatcgaaactttttcgatgatttttttttttaatatctggggtaatagctccgcgcggatatatgattttccaaaacgacatacttctgcgcggagatatgacctttcaaatcatcacgtttttttttcaaaatcgaggtcggtgcgaaaatcgaaactctttcgatgattttttttaatatttcgggtaaataatgtctgattttaaaataatatacatgtttgaatgcgtacggatccctaccatcatgcaagcaaattaaacatcgttttgttaaaaaaaaagttgtagacaaaaaaccgattcgttcgtcaagtaaacctttttgatgatttttcggaatatttccgtcaaataatgtccgaatttggaattttataccatttttgactcgtaaggatgagttctatcgattggcatcaaaaaaaggaaatccaaaattttgacccaaatcgacatagacaaaaaaccgattcgttcgtcaagtaaacctttttgatgatttttcggaatatttccgtcaaataatgtccgaatttggaattttttaccatttttgactcgtaaggatgagttctatcgattggcatcaaaaaaaggaaatccaaaattttgacccaaatctacaaaatggcaaggggttttcacgttttgtgttcaaaatcgaagtcggtgcgaaaatcgaaactttttcgatgatttttttttaatatctcgggtaatagcttcgcgcggcgATATGacgttatatatatatatatacccttatgcacatttttaatgggttcagggtataatcatcgaaaaagtttcgatgtttgcaccgacctctattttgaaaaaaaaaaaatgtcgttttggaacgacataactccgcgcggagatatgaccttccaaatcatcacgttttttttttttttttcaaaatagaggtcggtgcaaacatcgaaactttttcggtgatttttttttaatatctcgggtaatagcttcgcgcggagatatgacgttccaaaacgacatttttttttttcaaaatagaggtcggtgcaaacatcgaaactttttcgatgattataccctgaacccattaaaaatgtgcataagggtatattgtttttgtgcaaaatccaaatgtatgtaacaggcagaaggaagcatctccgaccccataaagtatatatattcttgatgcTGATCATAGCCGagacgatctagccatgtccgtctgtcctgccgtccttccgtccgtatgcatgaacgcaagaatctcagaacctataagagctagagactaaaattttagatgtatgtgctcctagtgcctgcgcaaatcgagtttgtttccgatctttgataacttactccgtttccaagcaattgaaaaaattgatatcctgttttttggggaattttggtaaataagaagagctagagtcatcaaacttgacatatagcttctaaaatagaatatatgtatgcatttgatgttggaagaagagggttcatggtatcccctagtcgggagcacccgactagaacctcttacttatttCTGATTTAAACTATGAATGAGCTTAACAATTTCGCAATATCAATGCAAAAACAGTTAAAGCACAAAAAGAAATCGTATCCaataaaactatatttaatCAAAAGAGTtgaaaatcattaaaaattgaatataatataatatataagtatgtctTGCTTATGAGCTAACGATTTATACCCAAAgcagaaaataatataaacgtCAAACTTAAGACCAAAAATGTTCATCTAGAGGCAGTCAAAGATGATTGATAACTCATGATTCTCTTATCAGCTGCTGTTATCTGTCTGCATTTGTTACTATGCCTATGTCTGACGTGTGAAAAGATTTTTTACATcagtaacaaaaaacaaacaaaaacaagaaaaatgcgCAACAATTTTCTTCGAGTTTTCTCGTTTTCTTTATCATAAAACAGCCCCGTTCTTGAATATTCCATGTGAACGGAATTTTTTCTTATCAGCTGGAAATTTTCCATGCTCATCTGACTACCTACTGCTTATTCAAAGATCAGATTTTAGTTTGTGCGGGAAATTCAAAGCGAACCTGTTTGAAATAtgctttcatttgtttttacttATTAGCAATTTCtttgattaaaatttaaaactgGAAAAATAATAGTATAATTGAcgttaataatatttatttaaagaaattatagTTATTGCCATAGTTTTTCAGAATACATCGTTTTATTACAAGAAATTTACTTGAATCTAATGAGGTCtgcacaaagcaaaaaaaagttgtttacTTGAGTTGTAAATCGCTTGgggcataaaaatatattaatctcGCTGACGTATACCTCCCTCGAGCTGGGCCTGATAAGCCAGAAAATTTCAGTCAGTATTTGTCATGgcaattgtattattattgcaGTTTTCTTAATGGTAGACGGTTTCTAAGCTTGTCAGAAATGTAcgtgaaaatattttgctaacAGTTGTTGCCAGGTAATATAAATTGCAGTTGCGTTTACATATGAGCTTTCACTGTTCAAGCTTATCAACGAATCGGATGATTTGAGCATTCAGTAAAAATATTCGCCTTGTTATGAAGCACAGCTTTTGATAAgctcaaaaataataacaacaaaatattcaacGCGCGGCATgtttgaaaattttgaaaaacacTAAGAATCACGCAATATGTATTGAGCTTATcgaatttttttaataagctCTGACAAAGCCTGGAccttttaaaattttttgggCTTACCTAAGTAAGGTTGCAATCAGGAAATTAACTTTCCTGTTtcacaatatatttaaaataaaatatttaaaactgttGTAATGTTGCAATAAGtaatacaatttaatattatcatTAGATAACACAATCTTTGTCTAATAGTCAACACACATGTGGGCAACTTTTAATTGGTGATATTAGGGAAGCAATTTCGGGAAATTAATTACGTTTATTGTGTTTGTTATCAAATCGGAGGCCtgttttagctattttttattttaatttaaaatttagtttattttgtgttttgttttttttttataaatgtattaaatttaGCTCAATTGAATCAGTTAAGAGCTTCGATTCCGGTTTGTATAACTGACGTCGATGaaacgccaacaacaataagcgcAGCTCGGATCctaaattgaatattgaacAATAAACGCTGGCTGAGTCGCACACAGAAGCAGCGCAGCGCTGCGAcatcgacgtcgtcgtcgctgtCAGCGTCAACGTCAGCGACACGccagctgcctgcctgctgttTAAAAGTGGAAACAACGCTGACGACGCGGCTCAATTATCAAAGTACACTCGCGGAGGCAACTGAAAAGCTAGAAATTGAAACGCGAAACAAGTAATTACCATAAAGGAGAACTTAAAAGCGGATCGCAACAATAACGAGATTATAAAGGAAATTCCAGTCTGTTGGATTTAAATTaactttgatttgtttattatcAAATCTGCGAACTGATTAGTAAGCTAAACCATTGTGAAAGTTCATCTCGGTATTTACATACTATTGTGAACACAACCCAACCTGTGCAAAGTTATATAACATTTTCCAATTGACAATTAACTCAAACTTCGAAAGGAAGAGCAATACAATATGACTGGCTATAATTCCAAAGGCGACGTGGCCACCAGCAATGGaaatcacaacaacagcagcggacACAGCAATGGACACAAGGTCGCCGAATATACCGCGCAGGAGAACCACACGTAAGTTCCCAGCCCCAGGCTGTGGGGcgaaacaaaaccaaaaaaaaaaacaccaataaataaaaaaaaacaatagaacGCTTGGATATTTAAGTTACATGCCGTCAAGAATGAACAATAATTGATAGCTTTTTATAGTTCTTGTCATTATAGTTGTGGGTATTTATTTCTTGTCATAGTCACCATTTTCCAAAATCGATATGTATCGATTTAGTTTACGGCCCTTGTGCTAGTTAGTAGGCCTTGCCTTATTTGTGTCCTGGTTCGTTTATAAATGCGACTATtatacaaaattgttttttcatggCATAACCGTTCGGGACTGGGtataaaattttaacaaaaagtaTATGACTCTCAGTTTGACTATATCTCGGCCCATCTGGTTTCTGTACAGCAAGAAACTCGTAAACAGCAGAATGTGCTCTCGTGATTGCTGCTCGGGCAAGGGTGGTCCCAGCAATGCCAAGGGCACTGCCTGTGCCGACAAGAAGAATGGCAAAACTGATGTCGAGATAATAGTACCCACGCCTCAAAGTTTGCTGTAAGTTTATGAACGAACGGGCAGAAATTAACTTCGATAAgattttaagttttaaatcAGGCATCTAGTTGCGTTTGCTTGAGTAAGCAGTAAGCATGCATTTTCTTagcaaaatttaaacaaaactatcTATTTCGATCTAAATTTTCACAATGTGTAGTCGCGATTGCTGCTCAAATCCTAGGGGCAAGGCTGGTGATAAATCGGCTATTAATGATCCAGCTGATTCAACTATAGTGCCAACAGCTCAGAGCCAGCTGTAAGTGTATATTCttcttttgtatatttaaatatattctattgGACTGTCCTTGATCTTGCTGCTGATATTGGGAGTTGACAGATTGTCGCTAAAGCCAAGCATAAGTATAAGACATTCCAGAATACACAGTAGGGTTATCAATTTGAGTAGCGCTCGATCGCTCATTAAATCGAAATGTTCCATAAAAAAGCCGTCGTGTCATTTTTGAGCTGTATGGGAGATTACGAGAGCTACTTGACGCTGATAATTCTTATGCCAAGAAATGCTAATGGCCCCAGGCGATCCGGTCGAATCCCCAACTATAGCCCCAGCTTCATGTAGCTGCTGATAAACACGCTTtgcgtgtttgtttgtttgccaattGCGCATGTAACGTGTTGACCCAGTTAACTAGGTTTACTTAGTCGCTCATGATTGGCTAGCCAAAATGGGCGTGTTCCGCGATCTTGACATAGGCCTTTATCtggaattatttatttttatacgtTTAGGCATAAAACAGCtaagcaacaaatttgtagTTACAAATCGACATCTGCTGATAAAGCCATGTGTCGTTTCTTTTCGGATTTATTTTGAAACTGGTTGGTGCAAAGCTTTTATACTTCTATGATTCCAAATAATTAACTGAAACATTTGAACATATAGCCTGGATATTCTAATATATTCGACGGTTTTGCATAGCCGGTTTCAAATctttattaaacaatttcagCTTCAACGAACTAACAAATtaggtattataattttcttgTTGAAATTTTACATGCTTGCTCTCCGATTCGTAGATCTCGTTTTtgtatattcaatattcaCCCAGCGCCTCACAATGGTGATGACACCTCTCTAGATTTCAGTATATTATTACTTGCGATAATGCTTGATTGGGAGATAGTCATATGACGTCAATTACAATACTTGCGGTGACTTTGAGGAAGTGAATCACTTTATTTTACaccattttatatttatttaatttaattaattatcttaacaaaatttacaattaaaatctacaattttcaaacatttaCAGCAGGAGCGACAACCGTATACAATGCTCCCTTACGCCCGAAGAGTTTCGCGCTGTGCGCGTAATGAATGAAGACACGTTTGTAGACTATGTTACTTTTGCTGTGCTTGTCCCAGTTCGtttgtctgtatgtctgtgcACCACCCGGGCGTAGATTCGTTCTTGTAATTGTACTTAGCGTACTTGCACTATCACACCGTGTTTTACTTCACAAACTTGTATTCCATCAatgctattttaatttgtatttttatcgacAAGATTTATGCAAACTTGAAAAGACGTTCTAATTCACCGACTCTCGCTGTGCCAAACAGACATATTTTAATGTACTGTCCTGTGGCTATAATAattcatattaaatatttttcattctaatattatttttataacattttcaGGTATCCCTATGAGGTCATTCAGGAGATCGCCGACTTTATTGTGAAGGGCTCAGGCATAAGACCAAAGATTGGCATTATTTGCGGATCTGGGCTCGGCTCCCTTGCCGATATTATTCAGGATGCCAAGGTCTTCGAGTATGAAAAGATCCCAAACTTCCCTGTATCGACAGTCGAGGGACATGCAGGCAGACTAGTCGTCGGTACACTGGAGGGCGCTAATGTCATGGCCATGCAGGGGCGCTTTCATTTCTACGAGGGCTACCCCCTGGCCAAATGCTCTATGCCAGTGCGCGTGATGAAGCTCTGTGGCGTAGAGTATCTTTTTGCTACAAATGCGGCGGGCGGTATAAATCCTAAGTATGCGGTTGGCGACATTATGCTCATGCATGATCATGTCAACATGCTGGGCTTCGCTGGCAATTCTCCCCTGCAGGGACCCAACGATCCACGCTTTGGGCCCCGTTTTCCCGCTCTGGTCAACTCGTATAATAGGGACCTTATCAACAAGGCGATTGAGATTAGTAAAATAATGGGAATTGAGTCAAATATACATGTTGGTGTTTACTCTTGCCTTGGAGGACCAACCTACGAGACCATAGCCGAATTAAAGGCACTCCGCATGATGGGTGTTGATGCAGTGGGCATGTCCACGGTGCACGAGGTCATTACAGCTCGCCACTGTGATATGAAAGTGTTCGCTTTCAGTTTAATAACCAACAAGTGTTCCATCGAGTACAGCGACAAGAAGGACGACGAGGCCAACCACGAGGAAGTCATGGCTGTAGCCAAAAACAGGCAGAAGGCATGCTGCGAGCTCGTTTCCCGACTTATAGCTGAAATCCAAAAAGGGTCGTAGACCAGCAGTCACCTGAACGAGGAAACTTCGCAGCTGCGATCGTCTGgttgattttaaaattatttttaaccCTAATTCAAGTTTTAAAATTTACAGTATAAGCTAAAATATAGATAATAAGATATAAGCATATGCGTAATGATTGAAGCCTGGCCTCCGAGCAGGTGGATCCAATTTTGTTGATCGTTTAATGTCCATTTTAAAATTAAGCATTTCTGCCAATCTACCAAAATACCATGTAAACAGAAATGTCCAGAAGATCGAGAAAAATATTGTTTGATGTTTTTCTCCTGGCGATTCAAAAACCACGTTTGGATAAGCACTACTATCTGCCCAAAGAACATCAAAATCGTCCTTATGGTTTCTAATTGGCCACCCTAAGGACCATTTTGATATACTTTGGAAAACATTTAGTCCTTGTCCTGCCAACTTAGAATACGCAGTAAAAAGGACGAAAATCCTTCAAGGAGCTGCGGAAAAGAGAATTTTCTCTTTAGAGATTAAAGGCTGTAAATCGGCCGTATCCTTGCTGATCATGATGTCCATTTGCCAACCGTAAGTCCCTATCTTCCCAAttcagaatatatattatataaatcatcgaaaaagtttcgattttcgcactgacctcgatttagaaaaaaatcgagatgatttggaacgtcatatctccgcgcggagttatatcgttttggaacgtcatatctctgcgcggagttatgtcgttttggaacgtcatatctccgcgcggagttatgtcgttttagaacgtcatatctccacgcggagttatgtcgttttggaacgtcatatctccgcgcggagttatatcgttttggaacgtcatatctccgcgcggagttatatcgttttggaacgtcatatctccgcgcggagttatgtcgttttggaacgtcatatcaccgcgcggagttatgtcgttttggaatgtcatatctccgcgcggagttatgtcgttttagaacgtcatatcacagcgcggagttatgtcgttttggaacgtcgtatcaccgcgcggagttatgtcgttttggaacgtcatatctccgcgcggagttatgtcgttttagaacgtcatatctccgcgcggagctatgtcgttttagaacgtcatatcaccacgcggagttatgtcgttttggaacgtcatatcacagcgcggagttatgtcgttttggaacgtcgtatcaccgcgcggagttatgtcgttttggaatgtcatatctccgcgcggagttatgtcgttttagaacgtcatatcaccacgcggagttatgtcgttttggaacgtcatatcaccgcgcggagttatgtcgttttggaatgtcatatctccgcgcggagttatgtcgttttagaacgtcatatcacagcgcggagttatgtcgttttggaacgtcgtatcaccgcgcggagttatgtcgttttggaatgtcatatctccgcgcggagttatgtcgttttagaacgtcatatctccgcgcggagctatgtcgttttagaacgtcatatcaccacgcggagttatgtcgttttggaacgtcatatctccgcgcggagctatgtcgtttgacgttccaaaacgacatttcgattttcgcaccgacctcgattttgaaaaacaatcgTGATGTTACCCTTGCAATTTTGTcgatttcggtcaaaattttggattttttttttatgccaatcgatagaactgatccttacgagtcaaaaatggtatgaaattgtaaaaccggacattatttgagagaaatattccaaaatatcatcaaaaaggttgactttacgaactaatggtttttttgtttttaatatttttgaactcatcgatgtttaatttgtttgaatgccaattgatggtagggatccgtagaggtataacattttaaaatcagacattacttacccgagatattaaaaaaaaatcatcgaaaaagtttcgattttcgcactgacctcgatttagaaaaaaatcgagatgatttggaacgtcatatctccgcgcggagttatatcgttttggaacgtcatatctcggcgcggagttatgtcgtttcggaacgtcatatctccacgcggagttatgtcgttttggaacgtcatatctccgtgcggagttatgtcgttttggaacgtcatatctccacgcggagttatgtcgttttggaacgtcatatctccgcgcggagttatgtcgttttagaacatcatatctccacgcggagctatgtcgttttggatcgtcatatctccgcgcggagttatgtcgttttggaacgtcatatctccgcgcggagttatatcgttttggaacgtcatatctccgatcGGAGATTTATGTATAGATATGAGTTaaattcgttcgtaaattaaTAAAGCCATAACTCGGCCGAATTCTTGCGGATCCTGACAAGTCCTCTGTTAAACAAATCGTATGAACAAGGATCATTAACTGTCCAAAGGACAACAAAATCGTCCTTTCCGTTTCCGTAATATGGccaattttctaaaaaggaCATTTTTCAATTAGTCATAGCTCGGCCAAATCCTTAAGGATAGCAGAAGGATATGCCTTTTTAAACTCGTGGTGAGcgggactatcgattggcattcaaggattTTCAGaattcgacaaaaaattttATCGAAATTTATCCTAGGGGGTTAGTCGCAAAATTGACCAAAGTCGAAAATATCCGGGCTAACTTTGCCATCTGAAGGACTATAaggatgtcctttggccagcaGTTAGTCCTCGCCATCCGATTGAAGAATATACAATccaaaggacgaaagtccttcaaacaaaaaagtttaaaggACGATTTTGTTTGAAGAAAATAAGCCATAACTCGAGCATATCCTTGCGTATCCTGGCGagtcatatttgaaaataattgtattGACGAGGACTTCCACCTGGCCAAATTTCACTAAGACCGTCCTGGTAGTTTCGGAGATATTTAAGGATTTGTGTTTTCGGGTCATTTCCGTGCGCTCCGCGGCTGAAATTTTACAAGTCAAAATACAAGTCCTGggattcttagatgaccccataTTTTTATGATGCAGTTCGATGCAGGGGGTCTATACGATCCTCGCGCACCATGTCCTTTGAAAATCTGTAAGGACATGCCCGAGTTATGTCCTGTTTTCCTTGAATAAAATgtctgtatatatttatttacttgtttAATTTCAATGTGTTTTATCTTTTCAGACTGATAAAGCAAGGATTACAATGAGCTCTAAGGACCTCCGCGACTGACAAAGCCAATTTTTCCAGGATCGGACATAAATTAAGCCAGATATAActattttaagttaaaataagcaaaaagtaTAGTTTATTCTcgttttgtataattttaaaagaaataattaataaaattatccAAAAATCAACAggttgcatatttttatttaaaaattcaaaaatcaacGGTCTTCAGAAACCTATTGCATAGCCGTGAGGGGCGTTTGTTGGCAACCGCTGGCTGCCgagatttttcttaaaatctgcaaaaataccaggcgaacagaaatgcacAGAAGGTCGACGTACAATTTTTTTGCGTCCGAAAAAATTCATTGCATACCCTCACGGGGCGCCCTGGTCGGCGGCTACGCCCCAAATTTGCCCTAAAACTCCACtcaaataccaggcgaacagaaatgca
The sequence above is a segment of the Drosophila virilis strain 15010-1051.87 chromosome 3, Dvir_AGI_RSII-ME, whole genome shotgun sequence genome. Coding sequences within it:
- the LOC6636818 gene encoding purine nucleoside phosphorylase isoform X4, which gives rise to MTGYNSKGDVATSNGNHNNSSGHSNGHKVAEYTAQENHTYPYEVIQEIADFIVKGSGIRPKIGIICGSGLGSLADIIQDAKVFEYEKIPNFPVSTVEGHAGRLVVGTLEGANVMAMQGRFHFYEGYPLAKCSMPVRVMKLCGVEYLFATNAAGGINPKYAVGDIMLMHDHVNMLGFAGNSPLQGPNDPRFGPRFPALVNSYNRDLINKAIEISKIMGIESNIHVGVYSCLGGPTYETIAELKALRMMGVDAVGMSTVHEVITARHCDMKVFAFSLITNKCSIEYSDKKDDEANHEEVMAVAKNRQKACCELVSRLIAEIQKGS
- the LOC6636818 gene encoding purine nucleoside phosphorylase isoform X1, whose translation is MTGYNSKGDVATSNGNHNNSSGHSNGHKVAEYTAQENHTRSDNRIQCSLTPEEFRAVRVMNEDTYPYEVIQEIADFIVKGSGIRPKIGIICGSGLGSLADIIQDAKVFEYEKIPNFPVSTVEGHAGRLVVGTLEGANVMAMQGRFHFYEGYPLAKCSMPVRVMKLCGVEYLFATNAAGGINPKYAVGDIMLMHDHVNMLGFAGNSPLQGPNDPRFGPRFPALVNSYNRDLINKAIEISKIMGIESNIHVGVYSCLGGPTYETIAELKALRMMGVDAVGMSTVHEVITARHCDMKVFAFSLITNKCSIEYSDKKDDEANHEEVMAVAKNRQKACCELVSRLIAEIQKGS
- the LOC6636818 gene encoding purine nucleoside phosphorylase isoform X7, which gives rise to MCSRDCCSGKGGPSNAKGTACADKKNGKTDVEIIVPTPQSLLYPYEVIQEIADFIVKGSGIRPKIGIICGSGLGSLADIIQDAKVFEYEKIPNFPVSTVEGHAGRLVVGTLEGANVMAMQGRFHFYEGYPLAKCSMPVRVMKLCGVEYLFATNAAGGINPKYAVGDIMLMHDHVNMLGFAGNSPLQGPNDPRFGPRFPALVNSYNRDLINKAIEISKIMGIESNIHVGVYSCLGGPTYETIAELKALRMMGVDAVGMSTVHEVITARHCDMKVFAFSLITNKCSIEYSDKKDDEANHEEVMAVAKNRQKACCELVSRLIAEIQKGS
- the LOC6636818 gene encoding purine nucleoside phosphorylase isoform X2; its protein translation is MTGYNSKGDVATSNGNHNNSSGHSNGHKVAEYTAQENHTSDNRIQCSLTPEEFRAVRVMNEDTYPYEVIQEIADFIVKGSGIRPKIGIICGSGLGSLADIIQDAKVFEYEKIPNFPVSTVEGHAGRLVVGTLEGANVMAMQGRFHFYEGYPLAKCSMPVRVMKLCGVEYLFATNAAGGINPKYAVGDIMLMHDHVNMLGFAGNSPLQGPNDPRFGPRFPALVNSYNRDLINKAIEISKIMGIESNIHVGVYSCLGGPTYETIAELKALRMMGVDAVGMSTVHEVITARHCDMKVFAFSLITNKCSIEYSDKKDDEANHEEVMAVAKNRQKACCELVSRLIAEIQKGS
- the LOC6636818 gene encoding purine nucleoside phosphorylase isoform X6, coding for MCSRDCCSGKGGPSNAKGTACADKKNGKTDVEIIVPTPQSLLSDNRIQCSLTPEEFRAVRVMNEDTYPYEVIQEIADFIVKGSGIRPKIGIICGSGLGSLADIIQDAKVFEYEKIPNFPVSTVEGHAGRLVVGTLEGANVMAMQGRFHFYEGYPLAKCSMPVRVMKLCGVEYLFATNAAGGINPKYAVGDIMLMHDHVNMLGFAGNSPLQGPNDPRFGPRFPALVNSYNRDLINKAIEISKIMGIESNIHVGVYSCLGGPTYETIAELKALRMMGVDAVGMSTVHEVITARHCDMKVFAFSLITNKCSIEYSDKKDDEANHEEVMAVAKNRQKACCELVSRLIAEIQKGS
- the LOC6636818 gene encoding purine nucleoside phosphorylase isoform X3, giving the protein MCSRDCCSNPRGKAGDKSAINDPADSTIVPTAQSQLRSDNRIQCSLTPEEFRAVRVMNEDTYPYEVIQEIADFIVKGSGIRPKIGIICGSGLGSLADIIQDAKVFEYEKIPNFPVSTVEGHAGRLVVGTLEGANVMAMQGRFHFYEGYPLAKCSMPVRVMKLCGVEYLFATNAAGGINPKYAVGDIMLMHDHVNMLGFAGNSPLQGPNDPRFGPRFPALVNSYNRDLINKAIEISKIMGIESNIHVGVYSCLGGPTYETIAELKALRMMGVDAVGMSTVHEVITARHCDMKVFAFSLITNKCSIEYSDKKDDEANHEEVMAVAKNRQKACCELVSRLIAEIQKGS
- the LOC6636818 gene encoding purine nucleoside phosphorylase isoform X5 — encoded protein: MCSRDCCSNPRGKAGDKSAINDPADSTIVPTAQSQLYPYEVIQEIADFIVKGSGIRPKIGIICGSGLGSLADIIQDAKVFEYEKIPNFPVSTVEGHAGRLVVGTLEGANVMAMQGRFHFYEGYPLAKCSMPVRVMKLCGVEYLFATNAAGGINPKYAVGDIMLMHDHVNMLGFAGNSPLQGPNDPRFGPRFPALVNSYNRDLINKAIEISKIMGIESNIHVGVYSCLGGPTYETIAELKALRMMGVDAVGMSTVHEVITARHCDMKVFAFSLITNKCSIEYSDKKDDEANHEEVMAVAKNRQKACCELVSRLIAEIQKGS